Genomic DNA from Archangium lipolyticum:
CAAGGAAGGCGCGAAGCTGAAGATCGAGCCCTGGGACTACCGCTACTACGCGGAGAAGGTCCGCAAGGCGAAGTACGACCTGGATGAGAACGAGGTGAAGCCGTACCTGCAGCTGGAGAAGCTGCGCGAGGGCATGTTCTGGGTCGCCGGTGAGCTGTTCGGCTTCTCGTTCACGCCGGTGGAGGGCCTGCCCGTGTACCACCCCGACGTGCGCGTCTGGGAGGTGAAGGACCGGACCAGCGGCAAGCACGTGGGCCTGTGGTACTTCGATCCGTACGCGCGGCCCGGCAAGCGCTCGGGCGCGTGGATGAACGCGTACCGCAACCAGGAGCGGTTCCGGGGCGAGGTCACCACGATCGTCTCCAACAACGCCAACTTCGTGAAGGGCAAGCCGGGCGAGGCGCTGCTCATCAGCTGGACCGACGCGGAGACCCTGTTCCACGAGTTCGGCCACGCCCTGCACGGCCTGAGCTCCAACGTGACGTACCCGACGCTCTCGGGCACGTCGGTGGCGCGCGACTACGTGGAGTTCCCCTCGCAGCTGCTGGAGCACTGGCTCTCCACCCCCGAGGTGCTCAACAAGTACGCGCTGCACTACCAGACGGGCAAGCCCATCCCCCAGGAGCTGGTGGCGAAGATCAAGAAGGCGGACACCTTCAACCAGGGCTTCGGCACGGTGGAGTACCTGTCGGCCGCGCTGGTGGACATGAAGCTGCACCTGGCGGGCGACAAGAAGATCGATCCGGACGCCTTCGAGCGCGACACGCTGACGGCGCTCGGCATGCCGAAGGAGATCGTCATGCGGCACCGCACGCCGCAGTTCACCCACGTGTTCGCGGGTGACGGCTACTCGGCGGGCTACTACAGCTACCTGTGGTCGGACACGCTCACGGCGGATGCCTTCGAGACCTTCACCGAGGGCAAGGGTCCCTACGACGCGGCGGTGGCCGAGCGTCTCCGCAAGAACGTCTTCTCGGTGGGCAACACGGTGGATCCGGCGGACGGCTACCGCGCCTTCCGTGGCCGCGAGGCCGGCATCAACGCCCTGATGCGCAAGCGCGGCTTCCCGGTCCCGGGTTCCGCCGGGACGAAGCAGCCGGCGAAGAAGTGAGTCCTCGCCGTTGAGCAGGGCCGGGGCCGGAAACCGTCGAGCGATCGCGGCTTCCGGCCTCGGGGAACGAGGGGCTCAGCTGGCCTTGGCCACCGGGCCCTCCACCACGATGTCCGGGCGGGTGCTGCCGACGATGGCGAAGAGCTCCTGCTGCTCGGCGGCCGGGACGTTGTACTGGTCCAGCACGGCCTTGAAGTGGGCGGCGAACACGTCCCACTCGGCGGGCGTGATGTTCAGGTGCTTGTGCGAGTCCATCATCGTGCGCCCCGTGTAGCGCTGGGGTCCGCCCGTCACCTGGCCCACCATCTCCGTCACCAGGTACTTGAAGCCGGCCTTCGACACGCGGTGGTGCGCCTCGTCCACCAGCGGGTTCGCGTTGAGGGTGGGGTCGACCATGATGCGGTCGATGAAGGTGTCCACGACCGCGGCGATGGCATAGATGCCCCCCAGCCGCTCGTACAACGAGGGCTTCTTCGATTCAGTGCTCATCTCGGCTCCATGATGGAGACCCGCGGGCGAATCCCCGGGACTCTCCGGACCGGGAGCTTAGGGCAGCCGGGTGCCTGGAGACGACGCCAGGGGGGAGCCGGGCCCTCCGCTGGATGCCCGCCTCGCGCCCGAGCCGCTGGCCATCCCCACCGGGACGCAGTACGGAAGGGGGGAGGGAGAAAGGACCCGCTATGAGCACTCTGAAGGGGAAGACCCTGTTCATCACCGGCGCGAGCCGGGGTATCGGTCTGGCCATCGCGAAGCGCGCGGCCCGGGACGGAGCCAACGTCGTCATCGCCGCGAAGACGGCCGAGCCCCACCCCAAGCTGCCCGGCACCATCTTCACGGCC
This window encodes:
- a CDS encoding M3 family metallopeptidase, encoding MRKLLFAGAGAAAIVSAACATTHQEVRVASDDQPAAAAASTPAAAPVQNPLLAKWTGPYGGVPAFDKARLEHFKPALEASMEENRREVAAIANNPEAPTFENTIAAVEDTGRTLGDVGTVFGIWSSAMNGPEFQAIEREMAPKLSAFSDEITQNEKLFKRIEAVYNSPEKAKLTPEQQRLTWLVYTNFVRSGAKLDEAAKKRLVDLNQRLASLYTDFGQNVLADEENYVVVLESEADLAGLPDSVRAGAAAAAESRGMKGKWVITNTRSSMEPFLTYSSRRELREKVWRNYVNRGDNGDARDNNKIISEILQLRAERAKLLGYPTHAHWRLENTMARTPERAMQLMEAVWTPAVARAHEEVADMQAVANKEGAKLKIEPWDYRYYAEKVRKAKYDLDENEVKPYLQLEKLREGMFWVAGELFGFSFTPVEGLPVYHPDVRVWEVKDRTSGKHVGLWYFDPYARPGKRSGAWMNAYRNQERFRGEVTTIVSNNANFVKGKPGEALLISWTDAETLFHEFGHALHGLSSNVTYPTLSGTSVARDYVEFPSQLLEHWLSTPEVLNKYALHYQTGKPIPQELVAKIKKADTFNQGFGTVEYLSAALVDMKLHLAGDKKIDPDAFERDTLTALGMPKEIVMRHRTPQFTHVFAGDGYSAGYYSYLWSDTLTADAFETFTEGKGPYDAAVAERLRKNVFSVGNTVDPADGYRAFRGREAGINALMRKRGFPVPGSAGTKQPAKK
- a CDS encoding group I truncated hemoglobin, which encodes MSTESKKPSLYERLGGIYAIAAVVDTFIDRIMVDPTLNANPLVDEAHHRVSKAGFKYLVTEMVGQVTGGPQRYTGRTMMDSHKHLNITPAEWDVFAAHFKAVLDQYNVPAAEQQELFAIVGSTRPDIVVEGPVAKAS